The following nucleotide sequence is from Manis pentadactyla isolate mManPen7 chromosome 13, mManPen7.hap1, whole genome shotgun sequence.
gtattatgctcagtgaaacaagccaagcagagaaagagaaataccaaatgatttcactcatctgtggagtataagaacaaaggaaaaactgaaggaacaaaacagcagcagaatcacagaactcaagaatggactaacaggtaccaaaggtaaagggactggggaggatgggtgggtggggagggataatggggggggagaaaaaggggggattaagattagcatccatagcggggtgggagaaaggggagggctgtacaacacagagaagacaagtagtgattctacaacattttgctacgctggtggacagtgactataaaggagtatatagggcaggcctggtataggggagagcctagtaaacaaagtattcataatgtaagtgtagattaatgataaaaaaaaaaaagttcctgtgtggtgacctccaatgagttctacacaatgatataaagggcatacaaaagtgtaggcaaagggtctgtttgtgtttatacagaggatcaaagcctaatttggcaaccccaaaaatgaactaagatacgatatgaaaaagaacttccaacatcagcaccctcaggaagactcatgacagaagttgatcagcaaaaaaaaaaaccccaacaaagttccacgcactgccacaggggtagatgcactcatcccaccagttcctggacttgccatgggaatgatgaaggagatatctaagctggcctgtgcatacagtaaaacaacaaatttgactggatctatactgttggaactcaaccaagaattaggagaagtgcaaattgtagcgctccaaaatcttacaaccacagactatttactgttaaaagaacatatgggatgtgaacagtcaccaggaatgggttgttttaatttatctgaattctctcagactgttcaagttcagttggacaatatccaccatatcatagataagttttcacaaatgcctaaggtgcctaactgggtttcttggtttcactggagatggctggtaattacaggtatgctttggttacataactgtacttctattatgttaatgtgtgcgcacaatttaattagtagtttaaaacctatccatgctgaagttactctacaagaagatatgtcaaagaaataatcaatcttcccacgttttctgccgcctgctacttctacagcttttcttcttcctacctaattacaacccttaaatagaatttgtgccacaggtcaaatttaccgagtatcataattcttccaagtggtaaagacacctcaagacaaatactggacatagaagccacagggcataaatatgcaaagaagtaaaaagctaaccttttcaaacaataaggcttctctctcacttaccaacttaacatttccctgtatggcctcggaTGATTTCTGGTTAGCCAGACACGggtaatattcctcaagggaggaacaacctaaggcaggcacagtcgcagggggccatcttgtgagaaaatggggatcagcagaggtgaggcttagaacctcccgcCTCATGTTCtgacagaaatcttctgcatacatggatgttttattgcccttgtctagctcggattaacacacagtctacaggcacacacctgatcatctacatttgctctcttacaacactaaactctgttttctacctttatctcgtatctacctaccacttcagcattttattaaaaataataataatagagaaatatggtatccacatataaatcaagtataaaaatcaaatgaatattcatatttgaactgtttatagttcataatgcatgagcaaaactgaaagtttctgtgatgactgcccttgtactgttcaccatgtaacttattcactatgtaagaatttgttctccatgtaagaacttgttcgttatgcttcagtagatgggagactgatgaaaattaggcttggggtgggttaatggttgtgcattgagcattgactcccctatacagaattttattgttgttaacaaccatttgatcaataaatatgagagatgccctcacaaaaaaaaataataattatatatatatacatatatatatatatgtatatatatatatatatataaacacacttccaattgtaaaataaataagtaaccgggatataatgtatagcataacgaatatagtcaaaatattgtaacaacttggtatggtgatagctggtacctagaattatcatgtatataaatgttgaatcactgtgttgtacacctgaaactaatgtaatactgtgtgtcaactacccttcaataaaaaataattatcgataaaaaaaaaaaaaggttgcaaAGACCAGTATCCAGGAACTCTATTACCATATTTTCTTCTAGCAGTTGTACTGTCAGGGTACTGTGTTTAAGTATTTTAtctatttaaagttattttatgtaaatgacaCATGCTAGGGGGCCAATTCATTCTTCTGCTTGTGGttattcagttttcccagcaccatttgttgaagagactctccttTCCCAGCTGCATATATTTGGCTCCTTGGCCAATTATTAGTTGACCTTATTTGTCAGCTTTTATTTTGGCCTCATGACTCTGTCCTCTGATTTTATGGGTATATATTTATTCCAGTGCTATGCTAAGTTGGTGACTATAGCTTGTGCTGCAGTTTGAAGATATGAATGTGATGTCTCCAGCTTTGTATTTGCTCAGGACTGCTGCAGCTATTCTGGAACTTTTGTGTTCTCTACAGATTTTAGGACTATTTTTCTACTGCAGtgaaaatgtcattggaattttaataagaattgaattgaatctacagatgattttaagtaaaatttctttGTAATAGGATTCATCCTTATCTTCCATGAGAATGAGATATCTTTCCATATGAATATatagtcttcagtttctttcatcaacatCTTATAATTTTGTGTACAGTTCTTTCACTCTTTGGTAAAACTGATACCTAAAAAAGCAATTGGATTATACTATGAATgggattatttttttcctttacagatatttcatttttgtttacaaATACAATTAGTTCCTGCATGTTGATGTTACCCTTCAACCTTACTGAATCTATTGATTACTGAATCTATTGATTATACTGAATCTGTTGATTATTTCCAACATGTTTTTGGTTAactctttaggattttctatatatataagatcatatttttgcaaataataatgatttttctACTCCACTTCCAATTTCAatgccttttaattctttataTTGCCTAAACGCTCtatctagaacttccagtacttcATTGACTAAAAATAGTGAGTGTGGGCAAACTTGTCTTCTTTCTGATGCTAGAAGAAAAGCTTTGACtttttttaccattgagtatattagctgtgggtttgttttaTAAGGGTTTTATTATCCTGAGGTACATTCCTTCCATATCcaatttgttgagggtttttcCCAAGAAAGGATGTTTCATTTTGTTATGCTTTTGATATCTTGAGAttacatgatttttatcttttttcttttactatggAATACTGTATTTATCAATTTGCATATGATAAcattaatgtgctgttgaatttgattttatagcaatttgttgagtgcttttgtATCTGCattcattggggatattggtttataattttcttttctttcagtggcCCTGTCTGAATTTATATCAGGGCAATGCTGTCCCGGTAACATGATTTTTAGAGTATTCTGTCATCTTCAAATTTTTTGGTATATTATATTATAGAGGGAGGATTGgttaattattctttattatatgAGATTTCACCAGTGAAATTATCTATTACTGGCATTTTCAGCTTTGGTAGTTTTGTTTCGTTTTCATGTATTCAATCTCTTACTTAttattggtctgttgagattttctatcTTTTCATGATTCAGTTTTTATTGATCATGTGTTTCTAGAAAATTATTCATTTCTCTTACTTTATCCAATTTTCTGGAAAATAAGTTTTCATAGGGCTTATACTACTGTTTATTTTGGTGCTCTCAGTTCtaatttttcctctttcatttctgtttttatttaattgagTTAACCAAGCTAAAGGTAagacaatttttcatttttccaaacaGCTAATAGATTTAATATTTACATTGTCATTCTAGTCTCTAATTTACTCCCTATCAGATCTTTATTTCTACTAACttgagctgtttttttttttctttttagctcaaGTTCCTTGAGGTCTAAAGTTAGTTATTtatgatctttcttttttcttaatgtaggccTTTATCTCTGTAAACATCTTTCAGGACCTCTTTTACCATATCTCATAAAttgttgtctgttgtgtttccatttacatttgtactgaaattttttaaagtttcctttgatttcttctctgacccaCTGATTGTCACAACATGATTATtctccatatatttgtgaatttgtAGGTTTCCTCTTGTAATTGCCATCAACTTTCATATGGCTTTAGTTAGTAAAGTTGCTTGATTTGATTTCAATTATCTTAAGTTTGTTGAGggttgttttgtggcctaatatatgatttATCCTGCAGAATTTTGCatgtttgagaagaatgtgtattctactgaTGCTAGATGTTTTATGTGTTCACTTGTCAAACGTCTAGTTTAATTCCAATGTTTAAttagtgtttttctttctagATGATGTATCCATTGTTGAAACTTTTATTAATgtcttatttaaaatagccaagatatggaagcaacctaaatgctcatcaatagatgaatggataagaaggcATGGTACatctacacaaaggaatattattcagccataaaaagaaataaatcctgccatttgcaacaacatgaatggaactgGCTTATAGcaccaagtgaaataagctaggaggagaaagacaaacaccatatatttcacatatatgtagaatctaaaaacaaaacaaaatgaacaaaatagcagtaaaccTATAGaccctgagaagggactggttgTCACCTTGGGGGAGAGGTTGGTATGGGTGAGTGGGGAGTATGAGGCAATTAAGAGGATCAAAACCTGAATCAAAATATAAGTTGGTTAGGGGTTTTgaagtgcagcatggaaaatatattcaatggttctctaacatctttctatgttgatagatgttAATTGcaccagttggggtgaggatttaataatgggttCAAATGATGAATCATTATATTATATAGTTAAAGTCAATatcatattgtacatcaactatatttcaataaaaaataaaaacttctgtacaacaaaagatataaatatcaaataaatagTTGTGTATGGTTGAGAGAATATTTAAAAGTCATATCATAATGACTTGATATCGAAAATGTATAAATCActcacacattcaaaaatatcagaaaaaacccaaattaaacaaaaaaatccaaaatataattGACACACACTTTTTTTAAGGAAGACATCCAAATGATGGAAaggtacatggaaaggtgtccaacatcactaatgatcagggaagTAAAAATCAAAATCAGAATGAAATTTTGCCTCACATGTGTTAAAATGGCTGGTAAGCAGGCAAGAGATGACAATCATTGGGTAAGAAGTTGAGAAAAGGCAACCCTTGTacaatgttggtgagaatgtaaattgttgcagtaatgatggaaaacaatatggaggttcctctaaatattaaaaatacaattaccaTCTGATCCATCAATCACAATTCTGGGTACATATCCAAGGAAATGGAAACAGGGTCTCCAAAAGATATCCCTCGcacattcattgcagcatttggcacaatagccatgatatggaaatgACCAGTGTTTGCCAATGAATGATTATAAAAGATTATACAGAAAAAATTCAAATGATCTCtccatataaaattaaaattacatgtaTTAAACATATATTAAATTATGCATAttaactatatattatatataattaattcagccatgagaaaaaagaaatccagtcATTTGAGAAAACTCGAAGTTTGAAAACATTTGCTAATTAAAatatgtcagacagagaaaagcaaatatgtATGACTTACATATGGTTGTAAAAGGCCAAAGTCCTAGAAGCGGAGAATAAAATGCTGGTTACTATAGGCTAGTGTTGTATAAAATGGGAAGATGTGGGTCAAATCATACAAACTACCAGTTATCAGATGAGTGAGTCCTGAGGACCAAATGCACAGCATGATGGCATTAGTTAATGATAATTCAGTATATACCTGATCATTCTGAGAGACTGTATCTTAAATTTTCTCACAAACAAGAAATGGTAATTACATAACACAATAGAAGTGTTAGCTAAGGcaatagtgattttttaaatatataagtgtatcaaatcaacacttgATACACCTTAAGCTTTCACAATTTCATATGCCAAATATACCTTAACAATGCTGGGAAAAATTACCTTTTCAGCCTATTTTAAGtacaaatacagtatttttaactagAGTCACAaggctgtacattagatctccagaaattatttattttatagctgaaaTTTTGTATCATTTGACCAACATTTCCCCACTTTCCCAGTACTTGGTCACTACTTTCTGCTTCTGACTTGGGCTTTTTAATTTTCCACAGAGAAGTGATATCCTACAATATTTATATTCTGTGTCTGGCTAATTTTAATTACCATAACATTCACCAGGttcatccacgttgctgcaaaaagagcaggatttccttttttctttctcatggctgcaatttttatttaaatagatcacattttcttcatctgatCACCCACTTACAGATGTAAATTGGGCCAATGGTGGGTTGTGTCTGGTTTAAGAGGTCTCACTTGGAAGGACATGAGTAACATTTCTGGTTTGGTAAGAGTTGGGTCCCTTGCTGGTGGGTGTAAAGTACGAGTGGATATATTATCAAAACTGATTGAAATGTAGCCTTGAGATGTAAGCATTCTAGTGATTGTAAATTATACATCAATTTATAGAAGTCAACAAACTTGAAAAAGTTTTGACTACTTAATTGATTCTTTGAACAAATATTGTGACTTGGTGTGTAGGATTTGTACATGAAGGTACAGATTTTTTACAATCCACAATTTGACTCTTTGATGAATTAGTAAACAGCCTCAACATAGGGATTTTTGTCTGCACTTCATATTAAATGAGAAATAACAACTATAGTTATAATGCATATATAATTTATCTCTAGGAACTCTTACACAATTACTTTATACAGACTTCAACTTTGGGACAAATAAATTTGATCTTAGTCATGACTTAAGGCAACACACTGGCCCAAACTCTTTCTAAAGGATCCCTTGACCTCACTGTTCCTCAGACTATAGATGAGAGGATTCAGCATAGGGGTGAAAATAGTATAAAATGCTGACACAACCTTGTCATGGTTAGCTGACCTATTAGATTTAGGTCTCATATAGGAAAAAGTGGCAGCTCCGTAAAACAGTCCCACCACAGCCAAATGTGAGGAGCATATGCTAAAAGCCTTTCTGCGGGCTTCCGCAGAATGCATCTGGAGAACAGCAGCCAGGATGAGACTGTAGGAGGTCAGGATGAGGGAAAACGGGACCAGGAGCATTAACACACAGCATGTGTACATGGTGTACTCAAAGACAGATGTGTCAGCACAAGCCAAACGCACTAGAGCGGGAGCCTCACAGAAGAAATGGTCAATCTCATGAGTCCTGCAAAATGGGAAGCTCAGGGTGACAGCAGCCTGCATGAGCCCATCAGCTGCCCCCAGGAACCAGGAACCCCAGGTCATTCTCAGGCATAATTGCCAGCTCATGAGGATGGAGTATCTCAGGGGATGGCAAatagccacatagcggtcataggacatggctgcCAAGAGGAAGCACTCACCTCCTCCCAATGTGAGGAGGAAGAAGATCTGCACTCCACGGCCAGTGGGGGAGATGGACTTTCTCCCTGTCATGTAGTCAGCAGCCATCTTGGGCACAATAGTGCAGACCAGCATCATGTCCATGAGGGAGAGCTGGCTCAGCAGGAAGTACATGGGCGTGTGCAGCCGGGGGTCTCGGTGAATCAGCAGGATCACGAGGGCATTGCCCAGGAGGGAGGTGAAGGCAACTGCCAGAGTCATCACAAAGAGAAACACGTGGGCTCCTGAGTGGTTAAAGAGTCCTAGGAGGATGAAGTATGAGGTAGCGTTCCTGTTTTCCATGGTTTCAAGTTGTAGTAACACTGTAAATGGAGAAGTAGATACAGTTTTATCATTCACAGTCCTCTCTTTGAATTGCATATTTCTTGACAATACTTTTGTGGAAAAATGATGAAACCTTTTTTAAATACTTCATCTGCcacttacaaaaaaattaactggacataaaataaatttcaatgttGTAAAACTTCATATTCAAGTTTTTCAACATAACTATCTCTGAACTTTACTACTGATTAATTTGCATAATAAATAAAGATTCTGGATGAATTGCAAGAATGTGATGTGTCTTTGTTTTACCCGACACCTACATGAACAGAAGGAAATTATTCACATAATTTGTCATTTATATTTGCACTTTCCTTGTTTCATTCATAGTTAATATTCTTAGATGCTGAATAAcataaacatgtttattaaaaatgaattatttcacaATGAATGTTACAAATATATGACACATGAAAATGTATCGAAACCTACCAAAATCAGGTATTTCCTGACATTGACTAATTCAGGAAGGCATTTTCTCCTTCCACACAAGAGGATATATAGTCTCTGGTCTAGAAACTGGAAAGACTATCTCTGCAGATGGACATATACCTTCCCTTGGAATGGTTAGTGCATAAAGTTTTACTTTATTGTGTTATATACTAAAA
It contains:
- the LOC118920032 gene encoding olfactory receptor 2T33-like — its product is MENRNATSYFILLGLFNHSGAHVFLFVMTLAVAFTSLLGNALVILLIHRDPRLHTPMYFLLSQLSLMDMMLVCTIVPKMAADYMTGRKSISPTGRGVQIFFLLTLGGGECFLLAAMSYDRYVAICHPLRYSILMSWQLCLRMTWGSWFLGAADGLMQAAVTLSFPFCRTHEIDHFFCEAPALVRLACADTSVFEYTMYTCCVLMLLVPFSLILTSYSLILAAVLQMHSAEARRKAFSICSSHLAVVGLFYGAATFSYMRPKSNRSANHDKVVSAFYTIFTPMLNPLIYSLRNSEVKGSFRKSLGQCVALSHD